The DNA segment CGCTCACCTCTGGTGGCGGTGCAATTTGTGTCTGTTCATCGCTTAACGCAATACCCAGATTTTTCCCGACCGCCTGCGCGAGGTTAATGTCGATATGCGCCAGTTGGTCGACCACCCGTTCACGGATCCAGGTACGAACGACCTTACTCAACTCAAAGCTGAAGGCATCGACGATATGCAACTGCTCGACTGGCGTCTGGCTTGACCAGAACAGACGCGGATGAGCGTAGTATTCGCCAAATGAGGGACTACGTTCGCGGATCTTGTCGCCTTCGATGCGTTCCTGATATGACTCAAAGCCGCCGCGTTTCGGCCCCGGCGGCGTTTCACGTGGCCAGTTGTCATTGATGGAATTGGGTTCATAGTTAGCCGGGTTGGTGTCGATACTCATCCGATGCATCCCGTCACGCTGGAAGTTGTGATACGGGCAGGTCGGACGGTTGATCGGAATTTCATGGAAATTGGCTCCCCCCAGACGGCTAATCTGCGTATCGGTATAGGAGAACAAACGGCCCTGCAACAGCGGATCGTTTGTGAAATCTATGCCAGGGACGATATGGCCGGGATGGAAGGCGACCTGTTCGTTTTCGGCGAAGAAATTATCGGGATTGCGGTTCAGTACCATTTTACCGACGCGCTGAACCGGAACCAGCGCTTCGGGGATCAGCTTGGTGGGATCCAGTAAGTCAAAATCGAATTTCAACTCGTCCTCTTCCGGGATCAGTTGCAGTCCCAGCTCATATTCCGGGAAATCACCGGCTTCAATGGCTTCCCACAATTCCCGGCGATGGAAGTCCGGGTCGCGACCGGTCAGCTTCTGCGCTTCATCCCATACCAGTGAGGCTTTACCTGCCAGAGGTTTCCAGTGAAAACGAACGAAGGTGGCTTTGCCCGCCGCATTGATCAGGCGAAAAGTGTGAATCCCAAAGCCTTCCATCGTGCGATAACTGCGTGGAATGCCGCGATCGGACATCGCCCACATGACGTTATGCAGGGTTTCGGGCTGTAACGACACGTAATCCCAGAAGGTGTCATGTGCGCTTTGCCCCTGGGGGATTGCCCAGTGCGGTTCCGGTTTCACTGCGTGGACGAAATCAGGAAACTTGTGCGCATCCTGAATAAAAAAGACAGGGGTATTATTGCCGACCAGGTCAAAAATCCCTTCTTCAGTGTAAAACTTGGTGGCAAAACCACGGATATCACGCACCGTATCCGCTGAGCCTGCGCCGCCCTGAACAGTGGAAAAACGCACGAAGATCGGGGTGATTTTATCCGGATCGGAGAGAAAGTCGGCTTTAGTGATGTCGCCAAGGTTTTTGTAGGGCTGGAAGTAACCGTGCGCAGCCGAGCCGCGCGCATGGACGATCCTCTCGGGAATGCGCTCATGGTCAAAATGGGTGATTTTTTCGCGCAAGATAAAATCTTCAAGCAGCGTAGGACCACGGTGTCCGGCGCGCAGTGAATTCTGGTCGTCGGCAATGCGTACCCCCTGATTGGTGGTGAGGGCGTAATTCTCGCTGCCTGTGCGGACGTTCTCCAGTTCGCTCAGCTTTTTATTGCCAGTATCCGGGGCTTTCAGACTGCCGGGCGCCGTGGGGTGCATGCCGGGAGGCGTCGGTTCAGGAACAGGACGATACGAGTCGTCGTCAGGCGCCAGAGAGTCCAGGCCCGGTTTTGCTTCGCGCGGATCGTGTACCGGTGATTGATGTGGGTGGGGATTTTTCTCGTTATGCGACATTGAACTCGTCTCCATTTTTCATTGCTGAAAGGGTCGTTGTTTTTGTCAAAAAACCCCCTAACTATAGTCCACTCGTGTGATCCCGCCGGGCAGAACGCGGATGACAACGTGGGTTGACAGGGGAAAGAGCACGCCCGGAGCAGGACGGGCGGGGGTATAATCGGCTAAGATAGTTCTTTTCTGATTTTTGAATTTGTCTTAGTGAAGCTATTAATGATGAAACCTCTTCGCCAACAAAATCGTCCGGTTATTAGCTATGTTCCGCGTGTTGAACCTGCGCCGCCCGAACATGCGATAAAAATGGACGCGTTTCGTGACGTGTGGATATTGCGCGGGAAGTATGTCGCGTTTGTCTTAATGGGGGAGTCGTTCCAGCGATCGCCGACGTTCAGCGAGGCGGAATCAGCCCAGCGCTGGGCAAATCAGGTCCGTCAGGAAAACGAAATAGCGGATTAATTCCGGCATAAAAAAACCGCCCCGAAGGGCGGTTTTCTGTTTTGGGGACGCTTAGTGATGCGCCAGTTCGGCGTCGTCTTCACTGTCCAGAATGGTTTTATCGGTTTGCTTCAGCCACTGGCTGGTCAGCGTACCGGCAGTCATCGACCCGCTGACGTTCAGCGCGGTGCGGCCCATGTCAATCAGTGGCTCAACGGAGATGAGCAGCGCCACCAGCGTGACAGGCAGCCCCATCGCGGGCAGTACGATCAGCGCGGCGAACGTGGCACCGCCACCGACACCGGCCACCCCGGCGGAGCTGACGGTCACAATGCCGACCAGCGTCGCAATCCACACCGGATCCAGCGGGTTAATACCGACCGTCGGCGCCACCATCACGGCCAGCATGGCCGGATACAAACCGGCACAGCCATTCTGACCAATTGTCGCACCAAAGGAGGCCGCGAAGCTGGCGATAGATTCCGGCACGCCCAGACGACGGGTTTGCGCTTCCACGTTCAGCGGGATAGAGGCGGCGCTGGAACGGCTGGTAAACGCGAAGGTCAGAACCGGCCACACTTTGCGGAAGTACTTGAGCGGGCTCACGCCGTTCACGCCCAACAGTACGCCGTGGACCACGAACATAATGCCCAGACCGAGATACGAGGCGATGACAAAGTTACCCAGCTTAATGATGTCCTGCAGGTTGGAACCCGCCACCACTTTGGTCATCAGCGCCAGTACGCCGTAAGGCGTTAACTGCATGACCAGGCGGACCAGTTTCATCACCCAGCTTTGCAGGGTGTCGATAGCCGTCAGCACGCGCTCGCCTTTCGGCGCGTCATCTTTCAGCAGTTTCAGCGCGGCGACACCGAGGAAGGCGGCAAAAATGACCACGCTGATAATGGACGTCGGGTTCGCGCCGGTCAGATCGGCAAACGGGTTTTTCGGTACAAATGAGAGCACCAGCTGTGGGACGCTGAGATCGGCCACTTTACCGACATAGTTGGTTTCAATGGCATTCAGTCGCGCCGTTTCAGCACCGCCCTGAACCAGACCTTCAGCGGTCAGGCCAAACAGATTGGTCACCAGCACACCGACCAGTGCGGCAATCAATGTGGTAAACAGCAGGGTTCCGATGGTCAGGAAGCTGATTTTCCCCAACTGCGAGGCGTTATGCAGGCGGGCAACTGCACTCAGAATTGAGGCAAATACCAGCGGCATGACGATCATTTGCAGCAGTTGAACATAACCGTTGCCGACGATGTTGAACCACTGGACGGAATCTTTCAGCACCTGGCTGTCAGAGCCATAAATGGTGTGCAGCGCAAGGCCAAAGACCACACCCATGACCAGACCGACCAGCACTTTCTTTGCCAGACTCCACTGTTTATGACGGGCTTGCGCCAGCACAAACAGCAGAATGACGAACACCACAATGTTCGCGATTAATGGAAAATTCATCCCCGTTCTCCTGATTTTATTATTCGTCCCGCTGTGTCACAGCGATCCTGTTGCCGCAAGGTTAGCAGAACTGTGACCTGGCTCTTATATTCAAATGGAATTGTTTATGCCAAAAACGATAATTCCGCTGCTTTACTGGTCGATTTGATGCTTTATAAAGCGATTGAACTGCCATTGCAGCGTATTAATCATATCGGATGACCAGCGAACTGCACTGTTCTGGGGCAAGGTTTGTGGCATCCATACCGCCCAGGCAAACAGCGCCATGCAGAGAAACCGCTCCAGTTGATTGCCTTTCTGCGGGACCAGTATCGGCAGACGAAAGCGCCAGCGGCAAGGCCAGAGTAGGGGAACGCCCGCTGGCGTCAGCATATCGGCGGCAATATGGCTCAGATAGCCTATCACCATACCCTGCAAGGCATCGGCGGGGATAACCCAGCTCTCCGGTACTTTCAGGTAGAACGTGGCCAGCAGCGCAAAGACGGCCAGCAGACTGTGAGTGAATCCGCGATGGCCGAACGCACGGGCGATCGGTTTCGAAATCCATTTTAGTCGCTGACCGAGAAATGACTTTGGGTGATCAATGTCCGGTAACAGACAGGTCAGGATGGCGGAAGGAACAATATGCCACCAGTCACCCTGCGCGAGCACGGGCGTGAGTTCCGCGTTTTTAGCAAACACCGCGCAGGCAATGGAAAAGAGGAGGTGACCTTCCGCCGTCATGATAAAACCTGATAAACTGTGAATTCGTACAGTATAGGATTTTTATACAGTGGGCGGAAGTGGTGACGTTGTAACTCTTTGTCAATAATGCGCGTTTAACGCGCTAACCAACCACCATCGACGGCCAGCGTATAGCCGTTGATGTAATCTGCTGCCTTCGAGGCGAGGAAGACGACCGGACCCTGCAGATCGTCTGGCGTTCCCCAACGGCCCGCCGGGATACGATCGACAATCTCTTTATTGCGTTCAGCATCTTCCCGCAGTTG comes from the Citrobacter amalonaticus genome and includes:
- the katE gene encoding catalase HPII; translation: MSHNEKNPHPHQSPVHDPREAKPGLDSLAPDDDSYRPVPEPTPPGMHPTAPGSLKAPDTGNKKLSELENVRTGSENYALTTNQGVRIADDQNSLRAGHRGPTLLEDFILREKITHFDHERIPERIVHARGSAAHGYFQPYKNLGDITKADFLSDPDKITPIFVRFSTVQGGAGSADTVRDIRGFATKFYTEEGIFDLVGNNTPVFFIQDAHKFPDFVHAVKPEPHWAIPQGQSAHDTFWDYVSLQPETLHNVMWAMSDRGIPRSYRTMEGFGIHTFRLINAAGKATFVRFHWKPLAGKASLVWDEAQKLTGRDPDFHRRELWEAIEAGDFPEYELGLQLIPEEDELKFDFDLLDPTKLIPEALVPVQRVGKMVLNRNPDNFFAENEQVAFHPGHIVPGIDFTNDPLLQGRLFSYTDTQISRLGGANFHEIPINRPTCPYHNFQRDGMHRMSIDTNPANYEPNSINDNWPRETPPGPKRGGFESYQERIEGDKIRERSPSFGEYYAHPRLFWSSQTPVEQLHIVDAFSFELSKVVRTWIRERVVDQLAHIDINLAQAVGKNLGIALSDEQTQIAPPPEVSGLKKDPSLSLYAVPDGDIKGRVVGILLNGKVKSADLMSILQALQAKGVHAKLLYSRMGDVIADDGSRLTIAATFAGAPSLTVDAVIVPCGDIADIEDNGDAQYYLLEAYKHLKPIALAGEARRFKARLHIDSQGEEGVVEGGDADSRFMDELFTQMAAHRVWSRTAKIPAIPA
- the cedA gene encoding cell division activator CedA; translated protein: MMKPLRQQNRPVISYVPRVEPAPPEHAIKMDAFRDVWILRGKYVAFVLMGESFQRSPTFSEAESAQRWANQVRQENEIAD
- the tcyP gene encoding cystine/sulfocysteine:cation symporter gives rise to the protein MNFPLIANIVVFVILLFVLAQARHKQWSLAKKVLVGLVMGVVFGLALHTIYGSDSQVLKDSVQWFNIVGNGYVQLLQMIVMPLVFASILSAVARLHNASQLGKISFLTIGTLLFTTLIAALVGVLVTNLFGLTAEGLVQGGAETARLNAIETNYVGKVADLSVPQLVLSFVPKNPFADLTGANPTSIISVVIFAAFLGVAALKLLKDDAPKGERVLTAIDTLQSWVMKLVRLVMQLTPYGVLALMTKVVAGSNLQDIIKLGNFVIASYLGLGIMFVVHGVLLGVNGVSPLKYFRKVWPVLTFAFTSRSSAASIPLNVEAQTRRLGVPESIASFAASFGATIGQNGCAGLYPAMLAVMVAPTVGINPLDPVWIATLVGIVTVSSAGVAGVGGGATFAALIVLPAMGLPVTLVALLISVEPLIDMGRTALNVSGSMTAGTLTSQWLKQTDKTILDSEDDAELAHH
- a CDS encoding metal-dependent hydrolase; its protein translation is MTAEGHLLFSIACAVFAKNAELTPVLAQGDWWHIVPSAILTCLLPDIDHPKSFLGQRLKWISKPIARAFGHRGFTHSLLAVFALLATFYLKVPESWVIPADALQGMVIGYLSHIAADMLTPAGVPLLWPCRWRFRLPILVPQKGNQLERFLCMALFAWAVWMPQTLPQNSAVRWSSDMINTLQWQFNRFIKHQIDQ